GCCTTCCCTCGTAACTCGCTGCCCTCTCGACACATCCCCACAACGCAACCGCCTCCTGAGCCGCGGGTCCTTCTTGCAGTGGACGGACAAGCTTGGTATAGTCATGGGGCAATCCGGTGAGGGTGGCCCGAGGAGTCAAGCCATGCGCAAGCCGATCGCAGTCCTGGGTCTCATGGGCGTTGTGGCCGCCGCGGGAGTGGCGGGCGAGTTCCGCCGGCTCCCGGTCCGCGAGTATCTCGACAGGATGAAGGCCGGCTGGATCGGCCAGATGGCCGGCGTGGGCTGGGGCGCGCCCACCGAGTTCCGCTACAAGGGCAAGATCATCCCCGCCGATAAGATGCCCAAGTGGAACCCGGGAATGGTGAATCAGTTCAATCAGGACGACATCTACGTGGAGATGACGTTCCTGCGCACGCTCGAGGAACACGGCTTCGACGCCTCGGCGCGCCAGGCCGGCATTGACTTCGCCAACAGCGGCTACGCCCTCTGGCACGCGAACAAGGCGGGGCGCGACAGCCTCCGCCGCGGCATCGCCCCGCCCGACAGCGGCCACCCCCACTTCAACAAGCACGCCGACGATATTGACTACCAGATCGAGGCGGACTTCTCGGGCCTCCTCGCGCCCGGCCTGCCCAACACTGTGATCGAGCTGGGCGAGAAGTTCGGCCGCCTGATGAACTACGGCGACGGCCTCTACGGCGGCCAGTTCATCGGGGGCATGTACGCCGAAGCCTTCTTCGAGAGCGACCCCGTCAAGCTCGTCGAGGCCGGCCTCGCCTGCATCCCCGACGGCAGCCAGTACGCCGAATGCATCCGCGACGTGCTCAAGTGGTACAACGAGAACCCCAAGGACTGGGAGAAGACCTGGGGCCTCCTCAACGAGAAGTACCACCTGAACCCCGACTATCGCAAAGCCTCGTGCAGCGGGCCGAAGGGCGACTTCAACATTGACGCGAAGATCAACGGCGCCTACGTGGTGATGGGCGTGCTCTACGGAGAGCGCGACCCCGACCAGACCATCCTCATCTCGTGCCGCTGCGGGCAGGACTCCGACTGCAACCCCTCCAGCGCCGCCGGCGTGCTCTTCACCACCCTCGGCTTCGAGAAGCTGCCCGACACCTTCAAGTCCGCCCTCAACCCCGAAGGCAAGTTCAGCCACACCCCCTACAACTTCCCCGCGCTCATCGCCGTGTGCGAGAAGCTCGCACGCCAGGCCGTCGCCCGCGCGGGCGGCAAGATCGAGAGGGACGGCCAGGGCGAGGAGGTGTTGCTGATCCCCGTCCAGGCCCCAAAGCCGTCGGCCCTCGAGCAGTGCTGGGCTCCCGGCCCCATCGCCAACAGCCGCTTCACCGAGGACGAGATGAAACAGATCCAGACGCCCGGCGGGGCCGTGAACATCCAGGCCGACGTGGCCAAGTTCGCCCCCGGCTGGGCGATAGCCAACTGCGGCGACGCCGAGAACCCCGGCCTGCGCGCCGAATGGGGCGGCAAGAAAAACGTGCTCGTCACCCACCCCCTCAGCCAGGGAAACCCCTGCGTGCTGAGCCGCCAGGTGGACGTGCCCGTCGGCAAGAAGACCACGGTGCAGCTCGTCGTCGGCCACGACCCGAAGGGGAACTGGGACCTTGTGGTCCGCGCCGACCACAAGGAGCTCTTCCGCAAGCCCGTGGGCAAGACCACCGCCTACGGCGGGTGGATGGACGCCAAGGTGGACCTCTCGGCCTACGCGGGCCGGAGCATCCTCGTCGAACTCCTCAACGCGCCCAGCGGCTGGCAATACGAGACCGGCTTCTGGGCCGTCATCAAACTTGTCAGCGAGTGACCGATCGCCGCCAGACAGAAAGGAACGCCACAATGATCAAACGAATCGTTTCCCACCGGGTGGCAGGCGGATGGTGTGCGCTCGCGGCGGCCTGCCTGCTCGGCGGCTGCGGCGGCGGCGACGACGCGCCGCCCCCCGCCGGCCAGCCCAAGCGGGTCGCGCTCGTGATGAAATCGCTCGCCAACGAGTTCTTCAAGACCATGGAAGAAGGGGCGCGCAAGCACCAGCAGAAGGACCCCACCCGCTACGAACTCATCTCCAACGGCATCAAGGATGAGCGCGACGTAGCCGCCCAGGTGGCCCTCGTGGAACAGATGATCGCGCAGAAGGTCAACGCCCTCGTCATCGCCCCCGCCGACTCCAAGGCCCTCGTCCCCGTCTGCAAGAAGGCCAAGGACGCCGGAATCGAGGTCGTCAATATTGACAACAAGTTCGACGACGAAGCGCTCGAGGAGAAGGCCGTCAAGATCCCCTTCGTCGGCCCCGACAACCGCAAAGGCGCGCGCATGGCCGGCGAATACCTCGCCAAGAAGCTCAAGCCCGGCGACGAAGTGGCCATCCTCGAGGGCATGCCCAACGCCGTCAACGGCATCATGCGCAAGCTCGGCTTCGAGGCCGCCATGGACGCCGCCGGCATGAAGATCGTGGCCAAACAGACCGCCAACTGGCACATGGACGAGGCCGAGAAGGTGACCTCGGGCCTGCTCGCCCAGCACCCGAACCTCAAGGCCATCCTCTGCGCGAACGACAACATGGCCCTCGGCGCCGTGGCCGCCCTGCGCGCCGCCGGCAAGCTCGGCTCCGTGCTCGTCGTCGGCTACGACAACATCGAAGCCGTCCAGAAGGAAATCCTCGCCGGCAACATCCTGTGCACCGTGGACCAGCACGCCGACCAGATCGCCGTCGAGGGCATCCGCCACGCCCTCGACATCCTCGGCGGACACCTCACCCCCGAGGCATCCGACTACAAGGAAACGCAGGTGGACCTTATCACCGCCGACGACCTGAAGAAGCAGGCCGAACGCAAGGCCCCGACGGAGACGAAGTGACCCGGCCATGGAACCCGCCGAGGCCCTGCTCACCCTCGCCGGCCTCTCCAAGGCCTATGCAGGCCCGGTGCTCCTCGATGTGTCCCTCGACCTGCGCCCCGGCGAAGTCCACGCCCTCGTCGGCGAGAACGGCGCCGGCAAGACCACCCTCGCCCGCATCGTCGCCGGCCTCACGCGGCCCGACGCCGGCGCGATGACGCTCGCCGGCC
The Planctomycetota bacterium DNA segment above includes these coding regions:
- a CDS encoding sugar ABC transporter substrate-binding protein — encoded protein: MIKRIVSHRVAGGWCALAAACLLGGCGGGDDAPPPAGQPKRVALVMKSLANEFFKTMEEGARKHQQKDPTRYELISNGIKDERDVAAQVALVEQMIAQKVNALVIAPADSKALVPVCKKAKDAGIEVVNIDNKFDDEALEEKAVKIPFVGPDNRKGARMAGEYLAKKLKPGDEVAILEGMPNAVNGIMRKLGFEAAMDAAGMKIVAKQTANWHMDEAEKVTSGLLAQHPNLKAILCANDNMALGAVAALRAAGKLGSVLVVGYDNIEAVQKEILAGNILCTVDQHADQIAVEGIRHALDILGGHLTPEASDYKETQVDLITADDLKKQAERKAPTETK
- a CDS encoding ADP-ribosylglycohydrolase family protein; this encodes MRKPIAVLGLMGVVAAAGVAGEFRRLPVREYLDRMKAGWIGQMAGVGWGAPTEFRYKGKIIPADKMPKWNPGMVNQFNQDDIYVEMTFLRTLEEHGFDASARQAGIDFANSGYALWHANKAGRDSLRRGIAPPDSGHPHFNKHADDIDYQIEADFSGLLAPGLPNTVIELGEKFGRLMNYGDGLYGGQFIGGMYAEAFFESDPVKLVEAGLACIPDGSQYAECIRDVLKWYNENPKDWEKTWGLLNEKYHLNPDYRKASCSGPKGDFNIDAKINGAYVVMGVLYGERDPDQTILISCRCGQDSDCNPSSAAGVLFTTLGFEKLPDTFKSALNPEGKFSHTPYNFPALIAVCEKLARQAVARAGGKIERDGQGEEVLLIPVQAPKPSALEQCWAPGPIANSRFTEDEMKQIQTPGGAVNIQADVAKFAPGWAIANCGDAENPGLRAEWGGKKNVLVTHPLSQGNPCVLSRQVDVPVGKKTTVQLVVGHDPKGNWDLVVRADHKELFRKPVGKTTAYGGWMDAKVDLSAYAGRSILVELLNAPSGWQYETGFWAVIKLVSE